In the Campylobacter showae genome, one interval contains:
- the folD gene encoding bifunctional methylenetetrahydrofolate dehydrogenase/methenyltetrahydrofolate cyclohydrolase FolD translates to MTILDGKNVSAQVKERVKNEALNLKNQGIEPALAVILVGEDKASQTYVAAKEKACIACEIKSVMHRLPESTTQSELIALIDVLNLDDGIDGILVQLPLPKHIDTNKILETISPAKDVDGFAAINVGKLASGLDGFVPCTPLGIMEIFKAYDINLEGKKAVVIGRSNIVGKPMANLLLNANATVTVTHSKTRNLKEICADADILVAAIGRADFVTADMVKEGAVVIDVGINRMDDGKLKGDVKFDEVAPKCSFITPVPGGVGPMTIAMLLSNTIKSAKNRAKKA, encoded by the coding sequence ATGACGATATTAGACGGCAAAAACGTAAGCGCACAGGTGAAAGAAAGAGTAAAAAACGAAGCGCTAAATTTGAAAAATCAAGGCATAGAGCCTGCACTCGCGGTGATACTAGTGGGCGAAGATAAAGCCAGCCAAACCTACGTCGCGGCAAAAGAAAAAGCCTGCATAGCCTGCGAGATAAAAAGCGTAATGCACCGCTTGCCCGAATCTACGACGCAAAGCGAGCTAATCGCGCTAATAGACGTGCTAAATTTAGACGACGGCATCGACGGCATCCTAGTTCAGTTGCCGCTACCAAAGCATATAGATACGAATAAAATTTTAGAAACTATTAGCCCCGCAAAAGACGTGGACGGCTTTGCCGCGATAAACGTCGGCAAGCTAGCTAGCGGACTTGACGGCTTCGTGCCGTGCACGCCGCTAGGCATAATGGAAATTTTTAAAGCCTACGATATAAATTTAGAGGGCAAAAAGGCCGTCGTGATCGGACGCAGCAACATCGTGGGCAAACCGATGGCAAATCTACTACTAAACGCCAACGCGACCGTAACCGTGACGCATAGCAAAACGCGAAATTTAAAAGAAATTTGCGCGGACGCCGATATCCTAGTGGCCGCTATCGGTAGGGCGGATTTCGTAACGGCCGATATGGTAAAAGAGGGTGCGGTAGTGATCGACGTAGGCATAAACCGCATGGACGACGGCAAGCTAAAAGGCGACGTCAAATTTGACGAGGTAGCGCCCAAATGCTCGTTTATAACTCCAGTTCCGGGAGGCGTAGGCCCGATGACCATCGCGATGCTGCTATCAAACACCATAAAATCAGCCAAAAACCGCGCGAAAAAGGCATAA
- the ychF gene encoding redox-regulated ATPase YchF → MGLAVGIVGLPNVGKSTTFNALTKAQNAESANYPFCTIEPNKAVVPVPDKRLGELAKIVNPNKIQYSTIEFVDIAGLVKGASAGEGLGNKFLSNIRETEVILHIVRCFEDENITHVEGGVDPVRDVEIIETELILADIEQLNKKIERLTREAKANAKGAKEALETANALLAHLNDGKSASSFGGKDDDAFINLNKELRLLSAKEVVYGANVGEDGISEDNKYIQALREFAARSGHEVIKLCAKIEEELVGLSDEEAHEFLSSLGTNESGLEKIIKTAFAKLNLISYFTAGVVEVRAWTIVKGWKAPKAASVIHNDFERGFIRAEVIGYEDYIACGGENPAKEAGKMRLEGKDYVVQDGDVMHFRFNV, encoded by the coding sequence ATGGGACTAGCAGTAGGTATCGTAGGTTTGCCAAACGTCGGCAAATCAACCACATTTAACGCGCTAACCAAAGCGCAAAACGCCGAGAGCGCGAACTATCCGTTCTGCACGATCGAGCCCAATAAAGCCGTCGTGCCAGTGCCCGATAAGCGACTAGGCGAGCTAGCAAAAATCGTAAATCCAAACAAAATCCAATACTCCACGATCGAATTCGTCGATATAGCGGGACTCGTAAAGGGCGCAAGCGCTGGCGAGGGGCTGGGAAATAAATTTCTCTCAAACATCCGCGAAACCGAGGTGATACTGCACATCGTGCGCTGCTTTGAGGACGAAAACATCACGCACGTAGAGGGCGGCGTCGATCCCGTCAGGGACGTCGAGATCATCGAGACCGAGCTCATCCTCGCCGACATCGAGCAGCTAAATAAAAAAATCGAGCGCCTAACCCGCGAAGCCAAAGCAAACGCAAAAGGCGCGAAAGAGGCGCTAGAGACGGCAAACGCGCTGCTAGCTCACCTAAACGACGGCAAAAGTGCGAGCAGCTTCGGCGGCAAGGACGACGACGCGTTTATAAATTTAAACAAAGAACTAAGACTACTCAGCGCAAAAGAGGTCGTCTACGGCGCAAATGTGGGTGAGGACGGTATCTCGGAGGATAACAAATACATACAGGCGCTTCGCGAATTTGCCGCGCGCTCGGGGCACGAGGTCATCAAGCTTTGCGCCAAGATCGAAGAGGAGCTAGTAGGCCTTAGCGACGAAGAGGCGCATGAGTTTTTAAGCTCGCTAGGCACGAACGAGAGTGGCCTAGAAAAGATCATCAAAACGGCGTTTGCGAAGCTAAATTTGATAAGCTATTTTACCGCGGGCGTCGTCGAGGTGCGCGCATGGACGATCGTAAAAGGCTGGAAAGCGCCAAAAGCCGCCAGCGTCATCCACAACGACTTTGAGCGAGGATTTATCAGAGCCGAGGTCATCGGCTACGAGGACTACATCGCGTGCGGCGGCGAAAACCCGGCCAAAGAGGCGGGCAAAATGCGCCTAGAAGGCAAGGACTACGTCGTTCAAGACGGCGACGTGATGCATTTTAGATTTAACGTTTAA
- a CDS encoding DedA family protein: MEEFFIKLLTEYGYIILFLWCIMEGEMALIMAGILAHTTHIHIVPAIFIAGLGGFVGDQIYFYLGRYNKKYIAKKLHTQRRKFAIAHIMLKKYGWPIIFIQRYMYGFRVIIPMCIGLTGYSAKKYAFINLISAWCWATITIIPAWILGEHILDILHKAKEHWYVAVPVVALFLGILLWGFRRIENKILNDRRHRSAISNNQ, from the coding sequence ATGGAAGAATTTTTCATAAAACTACTCACCGAGTACGGCTACATCATACTTTTTTTATGGTGCATAATGGAAGGCGAGATGGCGCTCATAATGGCCGGCATCCTGGCTCACACGACGCACATACATATCGTGCCGGCCATCTTTATCGCGGGTCTTGGCGGCTTCGTCGGAGATCAAATTTACTTTTATCTAGGCCGCTACAACAAAAAATATATCGCCAAAAAACTACACACGCAGCGCCGTAAATTCGCCATCGCGCACATAATGCTGAAAAAATACGGCTGGCCGATCATCTTTATACAGCGCTATATGTACGGCTTTCGCGTCATCATCCCGATGTGTATCGGTCTAACGGGCTACAGCGCGAAAAAATACGCCTTTATAAATTTAATCAGCGCGTGGTGCTGGGCCACGATCACGATAATTCCTGCATGGATTTTAGGCGAGCACATACTCGATATCCTGCACAAGGCAAAAGAGCATTGGTACGTAGCCGTACCGGTAGTAGCGCTATTTTTGGGCATTTTGCTTTGGGGCTTTAGGCGCATAGAAAATAAAATTTTAAACGATAGGAGACACAGAAGTGCGATTTCAAATAACCAATAA
- a CDS encoding leucyl aminopeptidase yields MRFQITNKKLSEIKADLELIFVVDKNLKHKFIKDEKAFKFANYKGESVLLLLESGRIYVPLGKLGYDELRIAAAKAYNAVKSLNVKSLKLASYVAGCQKMSFQALTEGFLLGAYEFNKYKEKKEKYALKDIIFSSEEFSGEIVRENDAQDGFAHGEIIASATNFTKDVVNEIPEIYTPQKMAEEAQNLAKNYPNLSCKIYDEKFLEKEKMNAFLAVNRASVHPPRLIHLIYKPKGAKKRIIFVGKGLTYDSGGLSLKPADFMLTMKADKSGAAAAMGIIKGAAELNLPFEIHAILGATENMIGGNAYKPDDVLISRSGVSIEVRNTDAEGRLVLADCLSYAQDFKPDILIDMATLTGACVVGLGEYTSGIMGNNEELKAEFKAKAAKSGELNTILEFNPHLRELIKSQIADVSNTASSRYGGAITAGIFLDKFIKDEFKDKWIHQDIAGPAYTEKAWGYNQAGATGAGVRMNLYYLCAMAKEL; encoded by the coding sequence GTGCGATTTCAAATAACCAATAAAAAACTAAGCGAAATCAAGGCTGATTTGGAGCTGATTTTCGTCGTAGATAAAAACCTAAAACATAAATTTATAAAAGACGAAAAGGCGTTTAAATTTGCCAACTACAAAGGCGAGAGCGTCTTGCTTTTGCTAGAAAGCGGCAGGATCTACGTACCACTCGGCAAGCTTGGCTACGACGAACTTCGCATAGCTGCGGCAAAAGCCTATAACGCCGTAAAATCGCTAAACGTCAAAAGCCTAAAACTAGCCTCATACGTCGCAGGCTGCCAAAAAATGAGCTTTCAGGCTCTAACCGAAGGCTTTTTGTTGGGCGCTTACGAATTTAACAAATACAAAGAAAAAAAAGAAAAATACGCGCTAAAAGATATTATTTTTAGCAGCGAAGAATTTAGCGGCGAGATCGTGCGCGAAAACGATGCGCAAGACGGCTTTGCCCACGGCGAGATAATCGCTTCGGCGACAAATTTCACCAAAGACGTCGTAAACGAAATACCTGAAATCTACACCCCGCAAAAGATGGCGGAAGAGGCTCAAAATCTAGCTAAAAACTATCCAAATTTAAGCTGCAAAATTTACGACGAAAAATTCCTCGAAAAAGAAAAGATGAACGCATTTTTAGCAGTAAACAGAGCCAGCGTCCATCCGCCTCGCCTCATCCATCTTATCTATAAGCCAAAAGGCGCGAAAAAGCGTATAATCTTCGTCGGCAAGGGACTAACCTACGATAGCGGCGGGCTTAGCTTAAAGCCGGCTGATTTTATGCTAACCATGAAAGCCGATAAAAGCGGCGCAGCTGCGGCGATGGGTATAATTAAAGGCGCGGCGGAGCTAAATTTGCCGTTTGAAATTCACGCGATTTTAGGCGCGACCGAAAATATGATCGGCGGCAACGCCTATAAACCCGACGACGTGCTGATCTCTCGCAGCGGCGTTAGTATCGAGGTGCGAAATACCGACGCCGAGGGTCGTTTGGTACTCGCAGACTGCCTTAGCTATGCGCAGGATTTTAAGCCCGACATCCTCATCGACATGGCGACGCTAACGGGCGCTTGCGTGGTCGGGCTTGGAGAATACACAAGCGGCATAATGGGCAACAACGAGGAGCTAAAGGCGGAATTTAAAGCAAAAGCGGCAAAAAGCGGCGAGCTAAATACGATTTTAGAGTTTAATCCGCACCTGCGCGAGCTGATCAAAAGCCAGATCGCAGACGTCAGCAACACGGCGTCCAGTCGCTACGGCGGCGCGATCACGGCGGGCATTTTCCTAGACAAATTTATAAAAGACGAATTTAAAGACAAGTGGATACACCAAGATATCGCAGGCCCCGCATACACCGAAAAAGCTTGGGGATATAACCAGGCAGGCGCGACGGGAGCGGGCGTGCGAATGAATCTTTATTATCTATGCGCTATGGCAAAGGAGCTGTAA
- a CDS encoding site-2 protease family protein → MNLDNIDFAQVAILVAVLVISVVGHEIAHGYAAYRYGDLTAKNLGRLSINPIKHVDPLGTILVPALMYLSTGVTFGWAKPVPINLRTVLYNGGYKAAIVVALAGIAYNLVLFALAFCAFKFIGFDGFFDGAVAEFVFMLAAVNLVLALFNLYPIPPLDGSKALEYLLRIFGLHGAANRLNSMQRYGFIALVIIVISPLKDYFFEPIRYAATIMRMFL, encoded by the coding sequence ATGAACCTTGACAACATCGACTTCGCTCAGGTAGCGATCCTAGTCGCCGTGCTCGTTATCTCCGTCGTCGGGCACGAGATCGCGCACGGATACGCCGCATACAGATACGGCGACCTAACCGCTAAAAATTTGGGGCGGCTCAGCATAAATCCCATAAAACACGTCGATCCGCTAGGCACTATCTTAGTGCCCGCGCTCATGTATCTTAGCACCGGAGTGACGTTTGGTTGGGCTAAACCGGTACCTATAAATTTACGCACCGTGCTCTATAACGGCGGCTACAAGGCAGCTATAGTCGTCGCGCTTGCGGGCATCGCATACAACCTAGTCCTTTTTGCGTTAGCGTTTTGCGCGTTTAAATTTATAGGTTTTGACGGTTTTTTTGACGGCGCGGTAGCGGAGTTTGTTTTCATGCTCGCAGCCGTAAATTTAGTCCTAGCTCTCTTTAACCTCTACCCTATCCCGCCTCTTGACGGTTCGAAAGCGCTTGAGTATCTTTTGCGTATTTTCGGGCTTCACGGCGCGGCAAACCGGCTAAACAGTATGCAAAGATACGGATTTATCGCGCTAGTTATCATCGTGATCTCGCCGCTAAAAGATTATTTTTTCGAGCCGATACGATACGCCGCTACGATCATGAGGATGTTTTTGTAA
- the apt gene encoding adenine phosphoribosyltransferase, producing MKELDKAGKEFLLNSIRCINDFPKPGIVFRDITTLLNNKEAFNFLIDHLAARYENANIDFIAGIESRGFIFAAALAARLRLPFVPIRKPKKLPYITISQKYSLEYGVDEVQIHVDAFGEKAGAKVLLIDDLIATGGTAKASVELINQTNAVCVEACFLIDLKELGGSKNLRPLTKIYSILEI from the coding sequence ATGAAAGAACTAGACAAAGCGGGGAAGGAATTTTTATTAAATTCCATCCGATGTATAAACGATTTTCCAAAACCGGGCATAGTATTTCGAGACATCACGACGCTGCTAAACAACAAAGAGGCGTTTAATTTTTTAATCGATCACCTCGCAGCTCGCTACGAGAACGCCAATATCGATTTTATCGCGGGTATCGAGTCGCGCGGATTTATATTCGCAGCGGCTTTGGCGGCTAGGCTGCGGCTGCCTTTCGTACCGATTAGAAAGCCTAAAAAACTGCCATACATCACGATCTCGCAAAAATACAGCCTAGAGTACGGCGTAGACGAAGTGCAAATTCACGTCGACGCATTCGGCGAAAAAGCGGGCGCAAAAGTACTTTTAATCGACGATCTAATCGCTACTGGGGGCACGGCCAAAGCCTCAGTAGAGCTAATCAATCAAACAAACGCCGTTTGCGTAGAGGCCTGCTTTTTGATAGATTTAAAGGAGCTTGGCGGTAGCAAAAATTTACGCCCTCTAACCAAAATTTACAGCATACTTGAGATCTGA
- a CDS encoding tetratricopeptide repeat protein: MIKQLLLLLLALNFALANLTNEAQTAYDAGDEQTAAKIWQKACESGEARGCVRLGFLYQSGRGVKQDDAKAGKFYQKACDAGELRGCDSLALLHQNSGEHAKAAAIFEQACEKGFGLSCYNLAQIYEAGSGVAPDESKALDLYVKACERGYAVVCYYLGGIYADGAMGANDEAAKNSKNALKFYSLACDGKIYEACEALGRLYEDGEAGFAQDIKAARSYYDKACAANAYKCSGSERLDELQGGWTQYQSGQFESAYELGKEACDRGVVNGCAALGELYAKGLGGARQDSELAVKFHEKACEGGFGASCAELGEMLSQGRGAKKDVPRALELFEKACLLWRLDACESLADAYFEGTNAPQDIAKAFNFYGIACHNRLKPACTNLGAIYERGVGEAIKADENEAESLFREACEAGDARGCLNLARRLESSDKKQATALRQKAQKLHEKECEAGLAKKCMEFKKSTNKGEKHEF; this comes from the coding sequence ATGATAAAACAGCTCTTGCTACTGCTTCTTGCTCTAAATTTCGCCCTCGCAAATTTGACGAACGAAGCTCAAACCGCCTACGACGCGGGCGATGAACAAACGGCGGCAAAAATTTGGCAAAAAGCGTGCGAATCAGGCGAGGCGCGCGGATGCGTAAGGCTTGGATTTTTATACCAAAGCGGCAGAGGCGTAAAGCAAGATGACGCAAAAGCCGGTAAATTTTACCAAAAAGCTTGCGACGCGGGCGAGCTAAGAGGCTGCGACAGCCTAGCCTTGCTACACCAAAACAGCGGTGAACATGCTAAAGCCGCCGCGATTTTTGAGCAAGCCTGCGAAAAAGGATTTGGTTTAAGCTGCTATAATCTAGCTCAAATTTACGAAGCGGGCAGCGGCGTCGCGCCGGATGAAAGCAAAGCGCTAGATCTCTACGTAAAGGCCTGCGAGCGCGGATACGCCGTAGTTTGCTACTATCTAGGCGGCATATACGCGGACGGTGCAATGGGCGCAAACGACGAAGCCGCGAAAAACTCGAAAAACGCACTCAAATTTTACTCGCTTGCGTGCGATGGTAAAATTTACGAAGCGTGCGAAGCTTTGGGCAGGCTTTACGAGGACGGCGAGGCGGGTTTTGCGCAGGATATCAAGGCCGCTAGATCCTACTACGACAAGGCCTGCGCCGCAAATGCCTACAAATGCAGCGGCAGCGAGCGTCTAGACGAGCTACAGGGCGGCTGGACGCAGTATCAAAGCGGGCAGTTTGAGTCGGCCTACGAGCTCGGCAAAGAGGCGTGCGATAGAGGCGTAGTAAACGGCTGCGCGGCGCTAGGAGAGCTCTACGCAAAGGGGCTCGGCGGAGCGCGGCAAGATAGCGAGCTGGCGGTCAAATTTCACGAGAAAGCCTGCGAAGGCGGCTTTGGAGCTTCTTGCGCCGAGCTTGGCGAGATGCTATCTCAGGGACGCGGCGCAAAAAAGGACGTTCCGCGCGCGCTAGAGCTTTTTGAAAAGGCCTGCTTGCTTTGGCGGTTGGATGCCTGCGAGAGCCTAGCGGACGCGTATTTTGAGGGCACGAACGCGCCGCAAGATATAGCAAAAGCCTTTAACTTTTACGGAATCGCCTGCCATAACAGGCTAAAACCGGCCTGCACGAACCTGGGCGCGATCTACGAAAGAGGCGTAGGCGAAGCGATAAAAGCGGACGAAAACGAGGCCGAGAGCCTTTTTCGCGAGGCTTGCGAGGCCGGCGACGCGCGCGGGTGTCTAAATCTAGCGCGCCGTCTTGAAAGTAGCGATAAAAAGCAAGCCACCGCACTACGCCAAAAGGCGCAAAAGCTGCACGAAAAAGAGTGCGAGGCGGGGCTAGCTAAAAAGTGCATGGAGTTTAAAAAATCAACCAATAAAGGAGAAAAACATGAGTTTTAA
- the lepB gene encoding signal peptidase I produces the protein MKKAFNKFLDFSNSWTGTVVIVLLVIFFVAQAFVIPSGSMKDTLLVGDHLFVKKFSYGISTPRIPWIEVKVLPDFNGNGHLIEGAKPQRGDIVVFRYPHDEKIHYVKRNFAVGGDEVIFTEKALFLHPHEGEEFIKANFDEKDIVKFGGKLFVKEPYKFGGIHYDEKVNLFELAVNYLNASKFAMQPVIVNELPSVGNYPFNAFYFQVPEGEFFMIGDNRDHSNDSRFWGPVAYKNIVGKPWFVYFSWDDEYKIRWNRVGKSVDFIQNSPELLDAARVEAKNDGNKIE, from the coding sequence TTGAAAAAAGCGTTTAATAAATTTTTAGATTTTTCAAACAGCTGGACGGGCACGGTCGTCATCGTCTTGCTCGTGATTTTCTTTGTCGCGCAGGCCTTCGTGATACCGTCTGGTTCGATGAAGGACACGCTTTTAGTCGGCGATCATCTTTTTGTTAAAAAATTTAGCTACGGCATCTCGACACCGCGCATCCCGTGGATAGAGGTCAAGGTTTTGCCCGATTTTAACGGTAACGGCCACCTCATCGAAGGAGCCAAACCGCAGCGCGGCGATATCGTGGTTTTTCGCTATCCGCACGATGAAAAAATCCACTACGTCAAGCGAAATTTCGCAGTCGGCGGCGATGAAGTGATATTTACGGAAAAAGCGCTATTTTTGCACCCGCACGAGGGCGAGGAGTTTATAAAGGCAAATTTTGACGAAAAAGATATCGTTAAATTCGGCGGCAAACTTTTCGTCAAAGAGCCCTATAAATTCGGCGGCATCCACTATGACGAGAAGGTAAATTTATTTGAACTAGCCGTAAACTACCTAAACGCGAGCAAATTCGCTATGCAACCGGTTATCGTAAACGAACTACCCAGCGTAGGTAACTATCCGTTTAACGCATTTTATTTTCAGGTTCCAGAGGGCGAGTTTTTCATGATCGGCGATAACCGCGACCACTCAAACGACAGCCGTTTTTGGGGGCCGGTAGCCTATAAAAACATAGTCGGCAAGCCGTGGTTTGTCTATTTTAGCTGGGACGACGAATACAAAATCAGATGGAACAGAGTCGGTAAGAGCGTGGATTTTATACAAAACTCGCCCGAGCTGCTAGATGCCGCCAGAGTAGAAGCTAAAAACGACGGAAATAAGATCGAATGA
- the rpiB gene encoding ribose 5-phosphate isomerase B, which produces MKIDKIFIASDHAGFDLKAQICELLKNEGFDVFDLGTHSKDSVDYPDFAELMAQNLRGSNEYGVLICGTGIGISIAANRHAHVRCALCHDVTTAKLAREHNDANVLAMGARTIGDAVAADMIKAFFATEFAGGRHERRVKKLGGEK; this is translated from the coding sequence ATGAAAATAGACAAAATTTTTATCGCGAGCGACCACGCGGGCTTTGATCTTAAGGCGCAAATTTGCGAGCTTTTAAAAAACGAAGGTTTTGACGTATTCGACCTAGGAACGCATAGTAAAGATAGCGTTGATTATCCCGATTTTGCCGAGCTTATGGCGCAAAATTTACGCGGCAGTAACGAATACGGCGTGCTAATTTGCGGCACGGGTATCGGCATCAGTATCGCGGCTAACCGCCATGCGCACGTTCGTTGCGCGCTTTGTCACGACGTCACCACGGCAAAACTAGCCCGCGAGCACAACGACGCAAACGTACTAGCCATGGGCGCTAGAACGATCGGCGACGCGGTCGCGGCAGATATGATAAAGGCCTTTTTCGCTACCGAATTTGCCGGCGGCAGACACGAAAGACGCGTGAAAAAGCTAGGAGGCGAGAAATGA